One Aliiroseovarius sediminilitoris DNA window includes the following coding sequences:
- the era gene encoding GTPase Era, with product MTSQPQRAGFVALIGEPNAGKSTLTNQMVGAKVSIVTHKVQTTRARIRGVAIEGDTQIVFVDTPGLFQPRRRLDRAMVAAAWGGAADADITVLLVEAHRGVTEGVKRILEGLEEMGKGRTVALAINKIDKVKAEVLLALAKDLNDRYDFAETFMISAEKGHGVPALRTWLAEHLPEGPWLYPEDQIADLPMRMIAAEMTREKLTLRLHQELPYQLTVETENWEERKDGSARVDQIIYVARDGHKGIILGKKGETIKAVSQSARAELEEFMGRKIHLFLQVKVRPNWLDEKERYSEMGLDFKDGNV from the coding sequence ATGACAAGCCAACCGCAACGTGCCGGTTTCGTCGCCCTGATCGGGGAACCCAATGCCGGGAAGTCGACACTGACGAACCAGATGGTCGGAGCCAAGGTCTCGATCGTGACGCACAAGGTGCAGACGACGCGCGCGCGCATCCGTGGGGTGGCCATCGAGGGCGACACCCAGATCGTGTTTGTGGACACGCCGGGCCTGTTCCAACCGCGCCGTCGGCTTGACCGGGCCATGGTCGCCGCCGCATGGGGCGGCGCCGCGGATGCGGATATCACCGTTCTGCTGGTCGAAGCCCATCGCGGCGTGACCGAAGGTGTGAAGCGCATTCTTGAGGGGCTGGAAGAGATGGGCAAAGGCCGCACCGTCGCGCTGGCCATCAACAAGATCGACAAGGTGAAGGCCGAGGTGCTGCTGGCCTTGGCGAAGGATCTGAACGATCGCTATGATTTTGCTGAAACCTTCATGATCTCGGCCGAAAAAGGTCACGGGGTGCCAGCCTTGCGCACGTGGTTGGCAGAACATCTGCCGGAAGGGCCATGGCTGTATCCCGAGGATCAGATTGCCGATCTGCCCATGCGCATGATCGCCGCAGAAATGACGCGCGAGAAGCTGACCCTTCGACTTCATCAGGAACTGCCCTACCAGCTGACGGTCGAAACCGAGAATTGGGAAGAACGCAAAGATGGCTCGGCCCGTGTGGACCAGATCATCTATGTCGCCCGCGACGGTCACAAAGGCATTATTTTGGGCAAGAAAGGCGAGACGATCAAAGCGGTCAGCCAATCCGCCCGAGCCGAGTTGGAAGAATTCATGGGCCGCAAGATCCACCTGTTTTTGCAAGTGAAAGTGCGCCCGAACTGGCTGGATGAAAAAGAGCGCTATTCGGAAATGGGGCTTGATTTCAAGGACGGCAACGTTTGA
- the recO gene encoding DNA repair protein RecO has product MDWRDQGALLSVRKHGETSVIIDVFTEKHGRHAGVVRGGTSRKIAPILQPGAQLDVAWRARLEEHIGSYTVEPLRSRATVLSDRTALAGLNAITSLLTFSLPEREPHPQLYRRTQAMLDLLGANEAWPTAYLKWELSLLDDLGFGLDLSSCAVTGAMDDLTYVSPKTGRAVSAEAAGEWADRLLPLPPELLGAGSGARENILAGLQTTGFFLGQWLAHALGNNPLPEPRARLIDRLKREVRDD; this is encoded by the coding sequence ATGGATTGGCGGGACCAAGGCGCGCTTTTGTCCGTGCGCAAGCATGGCGAAACCTCGGTGATTATTGATGTGTTCACCGAAAAGCACGGGCGCCATGCGGGCGTGGTGCGTGGCGGCACCAGTCGGAAAATCGCCCCGATCCTGCAACCCGGCGCGCAGTTGGATGTCGCGTGGCGGGCGCGGCTGGAAGAACATATCGGCAGCTATACGGTTGAACCCTTGCGCAGTCGCGCGACGGTGTTATCGGACCGCACTGCGCTGGCTGGACTGAACGCGATCACGTCGCTGCTGACGTTTTCCCTGCCCGAGCGCGAGCCTCACCCGCAGCTTTATCGGCGGACGCAAGCGATGCTGGACCTGCTGGGAGCGAACGAGGCATGGCCGACTGCTTATCTGAAATGGGAACTGTCGTTGCTGGATGATCTCGGTTTCGGGCTGGACCTGTCATCCTGTGCCGTGACCGGGGCGATGGATGATCTGACCTATGTGTCCCCCAAAACCGGGCGGGCCGTGTCGGCTGAGGCGGCGGGCGAATGGGCTGACCGTCTGCTGCCCTTGCCACCCGAACTATTGGGTGCGGGCAGCGGCGCACGTGAAAATATTCTCGCCGGGCTTCAGACCACCGGCTTTTTTCTTGGTCAATGGCTGGCGCATGCCTTGGGCAACAATCCGTTGCCCGAACCACGCGCAAGGCTGATTGATCGCCTCAAACGCGAGGTGCGTGACGATTGA
- a CDS encoding response regulator transcription factor: MSRIALVDDDRNILTSVAITLEAEGFEVETYNDGQSALDAFMQRLPDMAVLDIKMPRMDGMDLLQRLRQKTKTMPVIFLTSKDDEIDEVLGLRMGADDYVTKPFSQRLLVERIRALLRRQEVIAKDDAGDVEESKSLIRGDLTMDPLRHAVSWKGKDVSLTVTEFLLLQALAQRPGFVKSRDQLMDVAYDDQVYVDDRTIDSHIKRLRKKMRTADDDFSAIETLYGIGYRYNEE; this comes from the coding sequence ATGTCGAGAATCGCTTTGGTGGACGATGACAGGAACATCCTGACTTCCGTCGCGATCACTCTCGAGGCCGAGGGCTTCGAAGTCGAAACCTACAATGATGGCCAAAGCGCGCTTGATGCGTTTATGCAGCGACTGCCCGATATGGCCGTTCTGGACATCAAGATGCCGCGGATGGATGGAATGGATCTGTTGCAGCGTTTGCGGCAAAAAACAAAGACCATGCCGGTGATCTTCCTGACCTCCAAAGATGACGAGATTGACGAGGTGCTTGGCCTCAGGATGGGCGCGGACGATTACGTGACCAAACCTTTCAGCCAGCGACTTCTGGTGGAACGTATTCGTGCCTTGTTGCGGCGGCAGGAGGTGATTGCCAAAGACGACGCGGGCGACGTGGAAGAAAGTAAATCGCTTATTCGTGGCGATCTGACGATGGACCCGCTGCGTCATGCTGTGTCATGGAAAGGCAAGGACGTATCCTTGACCGTGACCGAGTTCTTGTTGCTTCAAGCCTTGGCCCAGCGCCCCGGCTTTGTCAAAAGTCGTGATCAACTGATGGATGTGGCCTATGACGACCAAGTCTATGTCGATGATCGCACCATCGATAGCCACATCAAAAGGCTGCGCAAGAAAATGCGGACCGCCGACGACGATTTTTCGGCAATCGAAACGCTGTATGGCATCGGTTATCGGTATAACGAGGAATAA
- a CDS encoding META domain-containing protein: MKPTLLIPAALASLALSACTDETISGYADRETVWTLLEIDRKPFDSNATITFPKPGQIVGEAPCNSYSSEQKAPYPWFEIGPIAATRRACDALDHESQYFTALTEMRQIEVQGDMLIMSNETGGQMVFLSQR; this comes from the coding sequence ATGAAACCGACTTTGCTCATCCCCGCCGCGCTCGCGTCCCTCGCTCTGTCCGCGTGCACGGATGAAACGATTTCCGGCTATGCCGACCGTGAAACCGTATGGACGCTGCTTGAGATTGATCGAAAGCCCTTCGACTCCAATGCAACGATCACCTTCCCGAAACCCGGTCAGATCGTCGGCGAAGCCCCCTGCAACAGTTATTCAAGCGAGCAGAAAGCGCCTTATCCTTGGTTCGAGATCGGCCCAATCGCCGCGACTCGCCGAGCTTGCGACGCTTTAGACCACGAAAGCCAGTATTTCACTGCTCTGACCGAGATGCGTCAGATTGAGGTGCAGGGCGATATGCTGATCATGTCAAACGAAACCGGTGGTCAGATGGTTTTCCTGTCGCAACGCTGA
- a CDS encoding TetR/AcrR family transcriptional regulator, translating into MPATKPRLNADDWIRAGLAALTSNGPQALKAEPLARALGTTKGSFYWHFQDVPDFHKRLLATWEDHAIDAITRKLSDDNDPVKRLYQLGDMAASPGLKADGDLAETAIRAWAYGNPLASEAVHRVDQKRMALLEDILRELDLTNPDFARIIYSSFVGMDALSATDATGNKNAMSTLMAAILALRDA; encoded by the coding sequence ATGCCCGCCACCAAACCACGCCTAAATGCAGACGACTGGATCAGGGCGGGCCTGGCCGCCTTGACCTCCAACGGGCCGCAGGCGCTGAAAGCTGAACCCCTGGCCCGCGCGTTAGGAACGACAAAGGGGTCTTTTTACTGGCATTTCCAGGACGTTCCAGATTTCCATAAAAGACTTCTTGCTACGTGGGAAGACCACGCCATTGACGCGATTACGCGTAAACTGTCCGACGACAACGATCCGGTCAAACGGCTGTATCAACTCGGCGACATGGCGGCTTCGCCAGGGCTGAAAGCCGATGGTGATCTGGCCGAAACAGCAATCCGTGCGTGGGCGTATGGTAATCCTTTGGCCTCGGAAGCGGTGCATCGTGTCGATCAAAAGCGGATGGCATTGCTGGAAGACATCCTGCGCGAACTGGACCTGACAAACCCCGATTTTGCGCGGATTATCTACAGCTCATTTGTGGGTATGGATGCTCTGTCCGCCACAGACGCGACGGGCAACAAGAACGCCATGTCCACGCTGATGGCCGCAATTCTTGCCCTTCGTGACGCTTGA
- a CDS encoding phosphoenolpyruvate carboxykinase has product MTTGRVNPERRLEDQGIKGLGNVYYNLMEPALIEAALERGEGCLGQGGAFLVTTGKHTGRSPLDKFVVKTPSVEPHIWWENNPPMDPAKFDVLYDDMLDHMKGKDYYVQDLFGGADPAYRLDVRLVTEMAWHSLFIRHMLRRPDREELDEFEPEFTIINCPSFKADAKRHGCRSETVIALNFDRKIILIGGTEYAGENKKSVFTLLNYILPGKGVMPMHCSANHATGNPVDTAIFFGLSGTGKTTLSADPERTLIGDDEHGWSDTGTFNFEGGCYAKTINLSPEAEPEIYATTTKFATVIENMVYDEETKELDFEDDSLTANMRCAYPLHYIANASKTAVGGHPKNIIMLTCDAFGVLPPIARLTPAQAMYHFLSGFTSKVAGTEKGVTEPEPTFSTCFGAPFMPRRPAEYGALLRDKIAKHGATCWLVNTGWTGGAYGTGSRMPIRATRALLTAALDGSLANSEFRKDDNFGFEVPVTVEGVPDLLLNPRRTWQDAAAYDAQSQKLVDMFAKNFVQYEGDIDDDVKAVAIG; this is encoded by the coding sequence ATGACCACTGGACGGGTGAACCCAGAACGCCGCTTGGAAGATCAAGGCATCAAGGGGCTGGGCAATGTCTATTACAACTTGATGGAACCTGCTCTGATCGAAGCCGCGCTGGAGCGTGGCGAAGGATGCTTGGGGCAGGGCGGCGCGTTCCTGGTCACGACCGGCAAACACACGGGCCGTTCGCCCCTGGACAAGTTTGTCGTCAAAACCCCCAGCGTCGAGCCGCATATCTGGTGGGAAAACAACCCGCCGATGGATCCCGCCAAGTTCGACGTTCTGTATGATGACATGCTGGATCACATGAAGGGCAAGGACTACTATGTTCAGGACTTGTTCGGTGGTGCTGACCCCGCGTACCGGCTGGATGTACGCCTCGTGACCGAAATGGCATGGCACAGCCTGTTCATTCGCCACATGCTGCGCCGCCCCGACCGCGAAGAACTGGACGAGTTCGAACCCGAGTTCACCATCATAAACTGCCCGTCGTTCAAAGCCGACGCCAAACGACACGGCTGCCGGTCGGAAACCGTCATCGCGCTGAACTTCGACCGCAAGATCATCCTGATCGGCGGCACCGAATATGCGGGCGAAAACAAGAAGTCTGTCTTTACGCTTCTCAATTATATCCTTCCGGGAAAAGGTGTCATGCCGATGCATTGCTCGGCCAACCACGCCACTGGAAATCCCGTCGACACCGCAATTTTCTTCGGATTGTCGGGCACCGGCAAGACCACTTTGTCGGCGGACCCCGAACGCACATTGATTGGCGATGACGAACACGGCTGGTCGGACACCGGCACCTTCAACTTCGAAGGTGGCTGCTACGCCAAGACCATCAACCTGTCGCCCGAAGCAGAACCGGAGATCTATGCGACCACCACCAAGTTCGCGACCGTGATCGAGAACATGGTCTATGACGAGGAAACGAAGGAGCTGGATTTTGAGGATGATAGCCTGACCGCGAACATGCGCTGCGCCTATCCGCTGCACTATATCGCGAATGCGTCGAAAACCGCGGTGGGCGGACATCCCAAGAATATCATCATGTTGACCTGTGATGCGTTTGGCGTGCTGCCTCCCATCGCGCGGCTGACCCCGGCGCAGGCGATGTATCATTTCTTGTCAGGCTTCACATCGAAAGTGGCCGGGACCGAGAAGGGTGTGACCGAGCCGGAACCCACATTCTCGACCTGTTTCGGCGCACCCTTCATGCCGCGCCGCCCGGCAGAATATGGCGCGTTGCTGCGCGACAAGATTGCCAAGCATGGCGCAACCTGCTGGCTGGTTAACACCGGCTGGACCGGGGGCGCATATGGCACCGGCTCGCGTATGCCAATCCGCGCCACGCGTGCATTGTTGACTGCGGCCCTGGACGGATCGCTTGCCAATTCGGAGTTCCGCAAGGACGACAATTTCGGATTTGAAGTGCCCGTAACCGTTGAAGGAGTGCCAGACCTTCTGCTGAACCCGCGCCGCACGTGGCAGGACGCCGCTGCCTATGACGCGCAGTCCCAGAAACTGGTCGATATGTTTGCCAAGAACTTCGTTCAGTATGAAGGCGATATCGACGACGATGTGAAAGCCGTCGCGATCGGCTAA
- a CDS encoding sulfite exporter TauE/SafE family protein has translation MTLLLAAFVAVFAGFVKGAVGFGMPLIMISGLATMLPAEQALAALIVPTVVTNGYQAFRQGLMAAWQAVAKFRVFLIALLICLTLSAQLVTVLSQSALFILIGVPVVAFCLMQLSGWKPTLRPKDRKRDESLIGAFAGLSGGLSGVWGPPTIAYLTAINTPKAEQMRVQGVIYGAGAVALFAAHLKSGVLNAQTLPMSISMLFPALIGMALGGVLHDRMPQATFKRVTLIVLTVAGLNLIRRGVWG, from the coding sequence TTGACTCTGCTCCTGGCCGCATTTGTCGCCGTGTTTGCCGGGTTCGTAAAGGGGGCTGTCGGATTTGGAATGCCCCTTATCATGATCTCGGGTCTGGCCACTATGCTTCCGGCTGAGCAGGCCTTGGCGGCATTGATCGTGCCGACGGTCGTGACAAATGGATACCAAGCCTTTCGGCAAGGTCTGATGGCTGCATGGCAGGCCGTTGCCAAATTTCGCGTCTTTCTGATCGCCCTTTTGATCTGCTTGACGCTCAGCGCCCAGCTTGTGACCGTGTTGTCCCAATCAGCGCTGTTCATCTTGATCGGCGTACCGGTCGTGGCATTTTGCTTGATGCAACTCAGCGGGTGGAAACCGACGCTCCGCCCGAAGGATCGCAAGCGGGATGAAAGCCTGATCGGTGCCTTCGCCGGCCTGTCGGGCGGATTATCGGGCGTCTGGGGGCCTCCAACCATCGCATATCTGACGGCGATCAATACGCCAAAGGCAGAACAGATGCGGGTGCAGGGGGTGATCTATGGCGCCGGTGCCGTTGCCCTTTTTGCGGCCCATCTGAAATCCGGGGTTCTGAATGCGCAGACCTTGCCGATGTCGATCTCGATGCTGTTTCCGGCGCTGATCGGGATGGCGCTGGGTGGCGTGCTGCACGACCGGATGCCGCAGGCGACGTTCAAGCGGGTAACACTGATCGTGTTGACGGTGGCGGGGTTGAACCTGATCCGCAGGGGGGTGTGGGGCTAG
- the lepB gene encoding signal peptidase I gives MKEADVNMAEKKQDGIWETIKTIFWALIIAGVFRTLFFQPFWIPTGSMKDTLLIGDFLFVNKMAYGYSRYSCPFSSCPISGRLLGSEPERGDVVVFRHPSLGTDYVKRLIGLPGDKIQVTNGILFINGEEAKQVPDGTFEEIKQAQGRFATFPQCANSPVGQGGTCIKEKAIETLPNGVTHSVLNVRNTRLDNTNVFTVPDGEYFFMGDNRDNSTDSRVSPNAGGVGFVPAEYLLGRADRVMFSAAGKRLFYFWTWRYDRFFKAIE, from the coding sequence ATGAAAGAGGCAGACGTGAACATGGCTGAAAAGAAACAAGACGGCATCTGGGAAACGATCAAGACGATCTTCTGGGCGCTGATCATCGCTGGTGTGTTCCGCACATTGTTCTTCCAACCCTTCTGGATTCCCACCGGGTCCATGAAAGACACGCTTCTGATTGGAGACTTTCTGTTCGTGAACAAGATGGCCTATGGCTATTCGCGCTATTCCTGCCCGTTCTCGTCCTGCCCGATCTCGGGTCGGTTGCTGGGGTCCGAGCCCGAGCGTGGCGATGTCGTTGTGTTCCGCCACCCGTCGCTTGGCACCGATTACGTGAAACGCCTGATCGGGCTGCCGGGTGACAAGATACAGGTTACGAATGGCATTCTGTTCATAAACGGGGAAGAAGCGAAACAAGTGCCCGACGGCACGTTCGAGGAAATCAAACAAGCGCAGGGACGCTTTGCGACCTTCCCGCAATGTGCCAACAGCCCGGTCGGGCAGGGCGGCACCTGTATCAAGGAAAAAGCCATCGAAACGCTGCCCAACGGCGTCACCCATTCCGTCTTGAATGTGCGCAACACGCGTCTGGACAACACGAATGTGTTCACGGTGCCGGATGGCGAGTATTTCTTCATGGGTGACAACCGCGACAACTCGACCGACAGCCGCGTCAGCCCCAATGCGGGCGGCGTGGGCTTCGTGCCTGCTGAATACTTGTTGGGCCGCGCGGATCGCGTCATGTTCTCGGCGGCGGGCAAGCGGCTGTTCTATTTCTGGACGTGGCGTTATGATCGGTTCTTCAAGGCGATCGAGTGA
- a CDS encoding DUF1491 family protein codes for MTRLTADLWVAAYLTRLRLSDIPAFITRKGDATAGAVLVKMNTLDGRAVAYQRSFDLMTGDRCWVALTGGDEADVDAALERQKSFDPDLWVIEVEDRAGRHLLDEPGLSD; via the coding sequence TTGACTCGGCTGACCGCGGATCTGTGGGTTGCGGCCTATCTGACGCGGTTGCGCCTGTCTGACATTCCCGCGTTCATTACCCGCAAAGGGGACGCGACAGCCGGGGCAGTTCTGGTGAAGATGAACACGCTGGACGGGCGGGCGGTGGCCTATCAACGCAGTTTCGATTTGATGACCGGTGATCGGTGCTGGGTCGCCCTGACTGGCGGCGACGAGGCCGATGTTGACGCAGCACTGGAGCGCCAAAAGAGCTTCGACCCTGATCTTTGGGTGATCGAGGTTGAAGATCGGGCGGGCCGCCATCTGCTGGATGAACCGGGCCTGTCGGATTGA
- the rnc gene encoding ribonuclease III gives MKLSSDLQAFQGRIGYEFKDLELLIRALTHGSFSSATRPDNQRLEFLGDRVLGLVMSEKLLRDDPDAPEGTLAPRYNALVRKETCADVARQVDIGAVLKLGRSEMKTGGRRKQALLGDAMEAVIAAVYMDGGLDQAREMILTLWGDRIDKVEDDARDPKTALQEWAQARKMPPPAYIETAREGPDHAPVFTIKAELSNGRSADATANSKRAAEQAAARTLLKQLESKK, from the coding sequence GTGAAGCTGTCAAGTGATCTTCAAGCCTTTCAAGGCCGTATCGGGTATGAGTTCAAAGACCTCGAGCTGCTGATCCGCGCGCTGACACACGGGTCGTTTTCATCGGCCACACGACCCGACAACCAGCGGCTGGAATTTCTGGGCGACCGGGTGCTTGGTCTTGTGATGTCCGAAAAATTGCTGCGCGACGATCCTGACGCGCCCGAAGGCACTTTGGCCCCGCGCTACAACGCGCTGGTGCGCAAGGAAACCTGCGCGGATGTGGCGCGGCAAGTCGATATCGGCGCGGTGCTGAAACTGGGCCGGTCAGAGATGAAGACCGGCGGGCGGCGCAAGCAAGCCCTGTTGGGTGACGCGATGGAGGCCGTGATTGCAGCGGTTTACATGGATGGTGGGTTGGATCAGGCCCGCGAAATGATCCTGACGCTGTGGGGCGACCGGATCGACAAGGTCGAAGATGACGCACGTGACCCCAAGACCGCGTTGCAGGAATGGGCGCAAGCGCGCAAGATGCCCCCACCGGCATATATAGAAACCGCGCGCGAAGGGCCGGACCATGCGCCGGTGTTTACGATCAAGGCTGAACTGTCGAACGGACGTTCTGCCGATGCCACGGCAAATTCAAAACGCGCCGCCGAGCAGGCGGCCGCCCGCACGCTGCTGAAGCAGTTGGAGAGCAAGAAATGA
- a CDS encoding acyl-CoA dehydrogenase family protein, giving the protein MTGALIDDLLTLTADALAPVETVFDAAKASVRDMVTEGDRVSGKMLEDHQAAAHALSWLATYTESLRQMNAWAGRLKDDGRLGEMEKLILQIAFGEYLAQIKGGIMMSQNEMARLSDMGIDGSALNTDAIDTLVAQGNSQAARTRLVALMRDNAGHATFGATGLDEELEMIRETFRRYADDRVVPNAHEWHLKDDYIPMEILEELAEMGVFGLTIPEEFGGMGLSKASMVVVSEELSRGYIGVGSLGTRSEIAAELILAGGTDAQKEHWLPKISSAEILPTAVFTEPNTGSDLGSLRTRAVKNADGDYEVTGNKTWITHAARTHVMTLLARTDPNSTDHRGLSMFLAEKQPGDDANPFPTEGMTGGEIEVLGYRGMKEFELGFDGFKVKGENLLGGEEGQGFKQLMKTFEAARIQTAARAIGVAQNALEIGMQYAEDRKQFGKSLINFPRVANKLAMMAVEIMVARQLTYFSAWEKDHDQRCDLEAGMAKLLGARVAWACADNALQIHGGNGFALEYQISRVLCDARILNIFEGAAEIQAQVIARRLLG; this is encoded by the coding sequence ATGACAGGCGCTCTGATCGACGACCTTTTGACCCTTACCGCCGACGCACTGGCACCGGTCGAAACCGTATTTGACGCCGCAAAGGCATCGGTGCGCGACATGGTGACGGAAGGTGATCGTGTCTCGGGCAAAATGCTGGAAGATCATCAAGCCGCTGCCCATGCCCTGTCGTGGCTTGCCACCTATACCGAAAGTCTGCGCCAGATGAACGCCTGGGCAGGTCGTCTGAAGGACGATGGAAGGCTCGGCGAGATGGAGAAGCTGATCCTGCAAATCGCCTTCGGGGAGTATCTTGCCCAGATAAAGGGCGGGATCATGATGAGTCAGAATGAAATGGCGCGCTTGTCCGATATGGGGATAGACGGCTCTGCATTGAACACTGATGCGATTGACACGCTTGTCGCCCAAGGCAACAGCCAGGCCGCCCGCACGCGGCTGGTTGCCCTGATGCGCGACAATGCCGGCCACGCCACTTTCGGGGCCACCGGGCTGGACGAAGAGCTTGAGATGATCCGCGAAACCTTCCGTCGCTATGCCGATGACAGGGTCGTTCCGAACGCGCATGAATGGCACCTGAAAGATGACTACATTCCGATGGAAATCCTTGAAGAATTGGCGGAGATGGGCGTCTTTGGCCTGACCATTCCAGAGGAATTTGGCGGAATGGGGCTGTCCAAGGCCTCCATGGTGGTGGTGTCTGAAGAACTCAGCCGCGGCTATATCGGCGTCGGTTCTTTGGGCACCCGCTCTGAAATTGCCGCAGAACTGATCCTTGCCGGTGGCACGGATGCGCAGAAGGAACACTGGCTGCCCAAGATCTCGTCCGCCGAAATCCTGCCGACGGCGGTTTTTACAGAACCCAACACGGGGTCCGACCTTGGCTCTCTGCGCACCCGCGCTGTGAAGAACGCAGATGGCGATTATGAAGTGACCGGCAACAAAACTTGGATCACCCACGCCGCACGAACCCATGTGATGACGCTTCTGGCGCGCACCGATCCGAACAGCACCGATCACCGTGGCCTGTCGATGTTCCTTGCCGAAAAACAGCCCGGCGACGATGCAAACCCCTTCCCGACCGAAGGCATGACGGGCGGCGAGATCGAAGTGCTTGGCTATCGCGGGATGAAGGAATTTGAACTCGGTTTCGACGGGTTCAAGGTAAAGGGCGAAAATCTGCTCGGAGGCGAGGAAGGCCAGGGCTTCAAGCAACTGATGAAAACCTTCGAGGCCGCCCGCATCCAAACCGCCGCCCGCGCCATCGGCGTGGCCCAGAACGCGCTGGAAATCGGCATGCAGTATGCCGAGGACCGCAAGCAGTTTGGCAAATCCCTGATCAACTTCCCACGCGTTGCTAATAAGCTGGCGATGATGGCGGTCGAAATCATGGTGGCCCGGCAGCTTACCTATTTCTCGGCGTGGGAAAAGGATCACGACCAACGTTGCGACCTTGAAGCTGGTATGGCCAAACTGCTGGGTGCGCGTGTGGCGTGGGCTTGCGCTGACAACGCGCTGCAAATTCACGGCGGCAACGGTTTCGCGCTTGAGTATCAAATCAGCCGCGTTTTGTGCGACGCAAGAATCCTGAACATTTTCGAAGGTGCCGCCGAAATTCAGGCACAGGTGATTGCACGCCGCTTGTTGGGCTAG